ggAAGTTCAAACTTTATTCTAGTTTGGGAATTCTTTGACTGGATCTGCTTTTCCATTCTATTTCCATATCAAATATTTTCTTGCATAAAGTCAATTTTCGttagaaaagcaaaataaaacataCCAGGAAGATGAAGTGATGCATGAATGACCAAGCTATGCGAGAACATATTGGTCAATTTTTTGTCCCATACTTGGGGATGTATCCAAATTCTAGTTTGGAGTGCCTTCTGCAAAGGGGATTCTATATCGCCAATCACAACTAGTATGTTGCTGATATGGAATAATTTTGTAAAGGATTTGAGCCTTAGTTCTTTGTTCTCTGAACTTTCTTCAAACTGGACCACTCTTTAAAATCTAGACAATTGTTCCAACAGATTTATGTGGTACGATCTATTAGAACACAGGGCAACAAATTGGCTGCAAAATTTACAAACATTGGTATCAATTGAATCTAATTCAGGGTAGCTATGGATGGTAGTGAACTACATTAGTTTTGGTTTGCATCTTACTTTCGGATTTGATGGTAGGAAAATTAGTTAAGTGCTTATGGATGTACAGTCAACTTTTAATCTCGGGGTCATGGGACTAAATAAATCCCCTTCCTTCTTCCCACTTGATAAATGACACTTGTAACATAACGGTTAGCACAATTTAGCTGAATAACTGGTTGGATCTCACCATGTAGTCAGAATTACACTGGTCAACTCTCATAAGGCTGGATCTTCAGATAATACtccttttaatttctctctcttctcccaaATTTTTGATATGTCTCTGTACCTTTAATAATCTTATCAAAGTCACGCAAAGTTGTTGCTAAGTTTGATGGTGTCTGGTCATGCATAGTTCACTTCTTGTTTCATGCTTATTATCTGCCTCTTGCATTCCTACGTTTTCCTATTAAGTGCCATGTTTGTGATCAGTCCTGAAACATTGGAAACTTTGAAGAATTTCACTTCCTAAGCAGTTACAGAATATAGGACATGCTAACTTCTCATGGATATCTCTGAACTTGTTAAATAATATTCTTTGAGAACTTTTATATCCACcactaaaaatattttttttttcctcctatTATCCAGCGTAAGTCAATCTTGGAAGTGATCAAGCAGACCGTTTTGGATCACCTTGCCAAAAAGTGTCCTCCTCACGTAATGCCCCTTTTCCTTTTAGATACTGACACAAAATTTCAAGTGGTTGTGGTTCTGAACACATGCCGGGGTTGTCAAAGCAGGTTCAGGTTATTGGTCTTCTTTGCAGAACTCCTCTCAAGGAAAGCAGGCAGGAACTACTACGTCGAGTAGCTGCTGGTGGTGGTGTATTCAAAAGTGATAAAGGCACAAAAGTTCAGCTTCCAAGTGCCAATTTAAATGATATTGCAAACCAGGCTGATGATCTTTTGGAGGTaagaaaaagaattttgctTTCCATTTTGTTGACTTTCCCAGATTGGTCACTCTGGTATATATTAGTAGACACATGGTGTTATAGGTTTTACTCATGGTcacagaaaatgtgttttttttttcaaaaaaacgcgataaattaaatggctgttaaaacttaagaaaatgtgtttttttaaaacgaaaaaaacacgtttttttcattgttttttacttttttcatttttttcagtttttttaatgccaaccagtttttttttcattttctattttttatttgttgcaaatctacttatcttgtgatgattgtgttattagtttctcactgattttattttttccctttttttagttttttaaaattttaaaaaatttaccttatttttttggttttttttaagCTCGCTGtgttatacccgagaaaaaccttaccgtttaaaactctgagacgttatttgtaactatggttTTAATAACTAATTGAAGATTACTCAGTTATTACTTTATGTTCCATTTTGAATAATTAATCTTTCTGTTGTTGCTCTAATGGtgtataacttttttttaaaatgaaattttgttaattatttgtttCCAATAAAATGTCTTTCTCATTGCCTCTATGTGATGTAAGGTTTAAGAGAAATGAGGTTTTTTGTCGATATTGCGATTGGTAGAGTGCTGTTTGATACCCTGTAGATCCCATACATCCATTGATCGACAAGTTAGTATGCCATAATGCCAAGGCTCAAATGAGAGTTCTAAAATGGTGTTTTGAGAATTCTCTGCATTAACCTTAGAATCTTTGCCGTTCCTGCTTCAGGCCTCACTGTCTGTAACTTTTCCCCTAAAATTATACTAATAGAGTCTTCCGACGCTTCAACTTCAACAGTATTGAAACAGTGGTCTACACATTTTAATACTCAAACTTGCCTCATTTCTGTATTTGCAGACAATGGAAACCAGGCCAAAAATTCCTGATAGGAAGTTGCTAGCGAGGCTTGTTTTGATAAGGGAGGAAGCAAGGAGCATGATGGGTGGTGGGATATTGGATGAAAGAAATGATCGTGGCTTAAATACACTCCCACAAGCAGAGGTTGGTTGATTTTTAAGCATGTTATTTTCATTGACTCTGATTTATGTTATGGTTTATTATCCATTTTAACTGTTTGGAATTGCTAAGTGCTTTCTTGTCCACAAGGTTTATGTAAGCTGCCTTACCTTTGTTATTATTTGCCCAAGTTTTCTGGTGTAAGAACACTTAAGCTGTAGTTTTTGGTCCTTGTGTGCAAGAGTGTCCAATCGTGCACTTGCATTCTCTCAattatttgttgattttcaGTGAACAAAGTTCTGTGATTTTGTATTGCTTGATTTGCTGTAGCATCTGCTTTGGAAGTCAATGTTGTCATCAAAACGTCCCATCtgatggaagtattgaaccCCATGATGATGTTTCTTCCTCCTCTATTGTTTGGGCATTTTGTGCTTGTGCCTTTCCATCTAATTGATTTCTGACTCAATCTTTAAGGAGGTGTACTCtagtctatgtcacatgggtacagggTGCAGGTGCTGATGTAGGtgtggcaattttttttaaaaaatttaggtgctGGTACAGCGaggatgtatatatacatacatatgtgtgtgtgtgtgtatcatttGTTATATAGTTATTTGACTGTTTAATAgtcttatttatctatatttacatatatatcttttgcaTTAGAGCTAGTTTAGTCAGATGTGCATTTAATGGTTAGTTTTGACTTGATTCAGCTGACCGCACTGGACGTGCTGTGTCGGAGAAGCatcagcaccagcaccagcaccagcatcgACACGGGTGCGACACGGGCATGACAACTGTTTaggagcacccatgtgacataagaGTCTAGTTCCTTAGATTCTATTATATTAAGTAATGCATATTTTCTAACAATTAGGATACTTGaaggggagaaagaaaaaggcaaaaaagaaagaaatagaaagctGGTTGGATTGAATTTATAAAGCATATTTTGAACAGGTGAACTTCTTAACAAAGCTGGTAGCGTTAAGACCTGGAAATGCTGTCAGGAACATGATAGCTGATGTCATGGAAGGAAGAAATGAAGGTGCGGAAGTTTATGGGAATGATCAAGCATCAAGTGGACTTTCTGGCAGGGTAGGTTTACTATACTTTCTCAATTAGAACTGTAATTTCCTTGAAGGTCTTTGATATATGGGTGATAAACTTTTAGGAAAGCGTGACTGCTCGAAATCCACTTCCTGTTCGTCCAGGCATGTTTCTTGAGACTGTTTCAAAGGTAAACAAGATACATGATAAAATTGGCCTCCATTAAATTCTGCTTTTTGAACTTTTAGCCCACTATTGTGGGAAAGCAATTGATAAACGAAATTTCTACTTTTATTCTGGTTGTACTTGCACAGGTGCTGAAAGGAATCTATGCGGGAAATGTATCCGGTATCACTGCTCAGCATCTGGAATGGGTAAAGGTTTCTTTTGTACTACAGTTAGACTGGTAGTTAGCACTTTGCAGGCCTGGAATgagtt
This window of the Nymphaea colorata isolate Beijing-Zhang1983 chromosome 2, ASM883128v2, whole genome shotgun sequence genome carries:
- the LOC116247070 gene encoding protein PEP-RELATED DEVELOPMENT ARRESTED 1, chloroplastic isoform X2; protein product: MLQLEDMDMDEKSEEVAVELAAQGVIGQRVDQMEPGFLMALDYMIQTAEKDNDDQRKSILEVIKQTVLDHLAKKCPPHVQVIGLLCRTPLKESRQELLRRVAAGGGVFKSDKGTKVQLPSANLNDIANQADDLLETMETRPKIPDRKLLARLVLIREEARSMMGGGILDERNDRGLNTLPQAEVNFLTKLVALRPGNAVRNMIADVMEGRNEGAEVYGNDQASSGLSGRESVTARNPLPVRPGMFLETVSKVLKGIYAGNVSGITAQHLEWVHQETLQILEEIAY
- the LOC116247070 gene encoding protein PEP-RELATED DEVELOPMENT ARRESTED 1, chloroplastic isoform X1 yields the protein MTSALPFLSSSLNATKGSAIPIVSCFPTSVSPASIQLSAKTSSFPLLCVGRRKKKNSLSPLCTSYEVGGGFADENQESMRRREGSSSLNDGDDRPDSSNYEALLRGGEQVTSVLQEMVKLLEDMDMDEKSEEVAVELAAQGVIGQRVDQMEPGFLMALDYMIQTAEKDNDDQRKSILEVIKQTVLDHLAKKCPPHVQVIGLLCRTPLKESRQELLRRVAAGGGVFKSDKGTKVQLPSANLNDIANQADDLLETMETRPKIPDRKLLARLVLIREEARSMMGGGILDERNDRGLNTLPQAEVNFLTKLVALRPGNAVRNMIADVMEGRNEGAEVYGNDQASSGLSGRESVTARNPLPVRPGMFLETVSKVLKGIYAGNVSGITAQHLEWVHQETLQILEEIAY